The Zalophus californianus isolate mZalCal1 chromosome X, mZalCal1.pri.v2, whole genome shotgun sequence genome window below encodes:
- the CXHXorf65 gene encoding LOW QUALITY PROTEIN: uncharacterized protein CXorf65 homolog (The sequence of the model RefSeq protein was modified relative to this genomic sequence to represent the inferred CDS: substituted 1 base at 1 genomic stop codon) yields the protein MFIFIKHGDNHQFLVNTNCSVLLLPHYTRNKVGLPKTDTIDVCDETGTTKLLFLMKTPGDYASKFLTARNTYYICKVEPGAPGTXLENAHRAFVPLLKNPEPELIDTLCTQCDLLERSRVRLLRSPEAKKVIPIESSVNLPSKSMGRSDEEGSTRRGPIFRTRADFLRRDKHC from the exons ATGTTCATTTTCATCAAACATGGAG ATAATCACCAGTTTCTGGTCAATACCAATTGCTCTGTCCTTCTGTTGCCGCATTACACCCGCAATAAAGTAGGGTTGCCTAAAACAG ACACCATCGATGTGTGTGACGAAACGGGGACAACGAAGTTGCTTTTCCTGATGAAGACCCCTGGAGACTATGCCAGCAAATTCCTTACTGCTCGAAACACCTACTATATTTGTAAGGTGGAGCCTGGAGCACCAG GAACCTGACTGGAGAATGCCCACAGAGCTTTTGTGCCTCTCCTGAAGAATCCAGAACCCGAGCTAATTG ACACCTTGTGCACACAATGTGACCTTCTGGAGAGGAGCCGAGTGAGATTGCTTAGAAGCCCAGAAGCCAAGAAAGTCATTCCAATTGAATCCTCTGTGAACCTCCCA tcCAAATCAATGGGACGATCAGATGAAGAGGGGTCCACTCGCAGGGGTCCGATCTTTAGGACCAGAGCGGACTTTCTCAGAAGAGATAAACATTGCTAA
- the IL2RG gene encoding cytokine receptor common subunit gamma gives MLRPPLPLRSLLFLQLPLLGVGLDLTVPMPNGNEDVAADFSLTATPPGTLSVPTLPLPEVQCFVFNVEYMNCTWNSSSEPQPTNLTLHYWYKNSNDDKVQECGHYLFSRETTAGCWLQKEEIHLYETFVVQLQDPGEPRRRSIQMLKLQNLVIPWAPENLTLRNLSESQLELSWSNRHLDHCLEHLVQYRSDWDRSWTEQSVDHRNSFSLPSVDGQKFYTFRVRSRYNPLCGSAQLWSEWSRPIYWGSNTSKENPLLFAWEAVLIPLGSMGLIITLICVYCWLERMLPRIPTLKNLEDLVTEYHGNFSAWSGVSKGLAESLQPDYSEWLCHVSEIPPKGGAPGEGPGGSPCSQHSPYWAPPCYTLKPETGALIP, from the exons ATGTTGAGGCCACCCTTGCCACTCAGATCCCTCTTATTCCTGCAGCTGcctctgctgggggtggggctggactTGACGGTCCCCATGCCCAATGGGAATGAAGACGTCGCAGCTG ATTTCTCCCTGACCGCTACACCCCCTGGGACCCTCAGCgttcccaccctgcccctcccagagGTCCAGTGCTTTGTGTTCAATGTTGAGTACATGAATTGCACTTGGAACAGCAGCTCTGAGCCCCAGCCCACCAACCTGACTCTGCACTACTG GTACAAGAACTCCAATGATGATAAAGTCCAGGAGTGTGGCCACTATCTATTCTCCAGAGAGACCACTGCGGGCTGTTGGCTGCAAAAGGAGGAGATCCATCTCTACGAAACATTTGTTGTCCAGCTCCAGGACCCGGGGGAGCCCAGGAGGCGGTCCATACAGATGCTAAAACTGCAGAATCTGG TGATCCCCTGGGCTCCGGAGAACCTGACCCTTCGAAACCTGAGCGAATCGCAGCTAGAACTGAGCTGGAGCAACAGACACTTGGACCACTGTTTGGAGCACCTTGTGCAGTACCGGAGTGACTGGGACCGCAGCTGGACT GAACAATCAGTGGACCACCGAAATAGCTTCTCTCTGCCGAGCGTGGATGGGCAGAAATTCTACACGTTCCGTGTCCGGAGCCGCTATAACCCACTCTGTGGAAGCGCTCAGCTTTGGAGTGAATGGAGCCGCCCTATCTACTGGGGCAGCAATACTTCCAAGG agaaTCCTTTGTTGTTTGCTTGGGAAGCTGTGCTTATCCCCCTTGGCTCCATGGGATTGATTATTACCCTTATCTGTGTGTACTGCTGGCTGGAACG GATGTTGCCCCGCATTCCTACCCTCAAGAACCTCGAGGATCTGGTCACCGAATACCACGGGAACTTTTCG GCCTGGAGCGGAGTGTCTAAGGGCCTGGCCGAGAGTTTGCAGCCAGACTACAGTGAATGGCTCTGCCACGTCAGTGAGATTCCCCCAAAAGGAGGGGctccaggggaggggcctgggggctccCCCTGCAGCCAGCATAGCCCCTACTGGGCTCCCCCATGCTACACCCTGAAACCTGAAACTGGAGCCCTGATACCCTGA